A region of Pseudomonas cavernicola DNA encodes the following proteins:
- a CDS encoding carbamoyltransferase, producing MALTILGLSGALSHDPSAALYIDGKLIAAAEEERFVRDKHAKNRMPYESAKFCLEQAGIKPADVDVVAIPFAPISLFGKARWHYAKRYWYAPDRSLDAILMGNRRYKRYRNKIVWCLEQLGFDPKKIKIEPVEHHLAHASSAYHCSGFTEKTAIMGIDGKGEYATTFFGYGENGKIHKLKEFFDPDSLGGLYGAITEFLGFEMLDGEFKVMGMAPYGDASKYDFSRLAKFENGELIINTEYANVIGLRRYKEHGKGFYFSPKLIEWLGPKREGDIADDPYIHYAASMQALFEKLALQMMDYYLGDILKETGKIAFAGGCALNVKLNQKIIARPEVKELFVQPASGDAGTAVGAAAYISHKRGVPVEKMEHVYLGPSYSNEEVIAACAKHPNAPKWQQIDNMPQRIAEIMVAGNPVAWFQGRMEFGPRALGGRSIIGCPSIAGVANRINEQIKFRERWRPFCPSMLDTVGPQMIKIDHPAPFMTFTFEVAEEWKTRVPEVVHEDGTSRAQVLKREYNPRYYDMMLELEKLTGNGVSLNTSLNRRGEPMICSPTDALNMFFGSDLQYLIMEDILVVKEGADRYEHVG from the coding sequence GTGGCACTGACGATTCTCGGCCTTTCCGGCGCTCTCAGCCATGATCCTTCCGCCGCCCTGTACATCGACGGCAAGTTGATCGCGGCCGCCGAAGAAGAGCGCTTCGTGCGCGACAAGCACGCGAAGAACCGCATGCCCTATGAATCGGCCAAATTCTGCCTGGAGCAGGCCGGGATCAAGCCGGCCGATGTCGACGTGGTGGCGATCCCGTTCGCACCGATCAGCCTGTTCGGCAAGGCCCGCTGGCACTATGCCAAGCGCTACTGGTACGCCCCGGACCGTTCGCTCGACGCGATTCTGATGGGCAACCGGCGCTACAAGCGCTACCGCAACAAGATCGTCTGGTGCCTCGAGCAACTGGGTTTCGACCCCAAAAAAATCAAGATCGAACCGGTCGAGCACCATCTGGCCCACGCGTCCAGTGCCTACCACTGCTCTGGTTTCACCGAGAAAACCGCGATCATGGGCATCGACGGCAAGGGTGAGTACGCCACCACCTTCTTCGGCTACGGCGAGAACGGCAAGATCCACAAACTCAAGGAGTTCTTCGATCCGGACTCGCTCGGCGGCCTGTACGGCGCGATCACCGAGTTCCTCGGCTTCGAAATGCTCGATGGCGAGTTCAAGGTGATGGGCATGGCGCCTTACGGCGATGCCAGCAAATACGATTTCTCGCGCCTGGCCAAATTCGAGAATGGCGAGCTGATCATCAACACCGAGTACGCCAATGTCATCGGTTTGCGCCGCTACAAAGAGCATGGCAAGGGTTTCTACTTTTCGCCCAAGCTGATCGAGTGGCTGGGGCCCAAGCGTGAAGGCGATATTGCCGACGATCCGTACATCCACTACGCCGCCAGCATGCAAGCGTTGTTCGAGAAATTGGCGCTGCAGATGATGGATTACTACCTCGGCGACATCCTCAAGGAAACCGGGAAGATCGCCTTCGCCGGCGGCTGCGCGCTGAACGTCAAACTGAACCAGAAAATCATCGCCCGTCCGGAAGTCAAAGAGCTGTTCGTCCAGCCGGCTTCCGGCGACGCCGGTACCGCAGTCGGCGCCGCAGCGTACATCTCGCACAAGCGCGGCGTGCCGGTGGAGAAGATGGAGCACGTCTATCTCGGCCCGTCCTACTCCAATGAAGAGGTCATCGCCGCCTGCGCCAAGCATCCGAATGCGCCCAAGTGGCAGCAGATCGACAACATGCCGCAGCGTATCGCCGAGATCATGGTCGCCGGCAACCCGGTGGCCTGGTTCCAGGGGCGCATGGAGTTCGGCCCGCGCGCCTTGGGCGGCCGTTCGATCATCGGTTGCCCGAGCATTGCCGGGGTGGCCAACCGGATCAACGAGCAGATCAAGTTCCGCGAGCGCTGGCGGCCCTTCTGCCCGTCGATGCTGGATACCGTCGGCCCGCAGATGATCAAGATCGACCACCCGGCGCCGTTCATGACCTTCACCTTCGAAGTGGCCGAAGAGTGGAAAACCCGCGTGCCGGAAGTGGTCCACGAAGACGGCACGTCCCGCGCCCAGGTGCTCAAGCGCGAGTACAACCCGCGTTACTACGACATGATGCTCGAACTGGAGAAACTGACCGGTAACGGCGTGTCGCTGAACACCTCGCTGAACCGCCGCGGCGAGCCGATGATCTGCTCGCCGACCGACGCTCTGAACATGTTCTTCGGCTCGGATCTGCAGTACCTGATCATGGAAGATATCCTCGTCGTCAAGGAGGGTGCGGACAGGTATGAGCATGTCGGCTAA
- a CDS encoding lipopolysaccharide kinase InaA family protein codes for MSEWRLTEGASAELAAIFTDLDTVFALQGENITSDPLSEVIRVECQGLRYYVKRYHRAGKGLRRFIGRPRVKAEWQNLKYFAKWGIPTAPIVAYGLERKAGAFVRGALITRELAGTEDMAQLALRDDACLRDRAWVARVSQQLARATRALHERHFTHNDLKWRNLLVNSLGELFLIDCPTGSFWWGPLLRYRIIKDLACLDKVAKYKLSRAQRLRFYLQYRGRERLDAGDKKSIRQVVKFFEGRE; via the coding sequence ATGAGTGAGTGGCGGCTGACCGAGGGCGCATCGGCCGAGCTGGCTGCAATCTTTACCGATCTCGATACGGTATTCGCCTTGCAGGGCGAGAACATCACCAGCGACCCGCTGTCGGAGGTGATCCGCGTCGAATGCCAGGGGCTGCGTTATTACGTCAAGCGTTATCACCGCGCCGGCAAGGGTTTACGCCGTTTTATCGGGCGGCCGCGGGTCAAGGCCGAGTGGCAGAACCTCAAATACTTCGCCAAGTGGGGCATTCCCACCGCGCCCATCGTGGCCTACGGGTTGGAGCGCAAGGCCGGTGCCTTTGTCCGGGGGGCACTGATCACACGTGAGCTTGCCGGTACCGAAGATATGGCCCAGTTGGCGCTGCGTGACGATGCTTGTCTGCGGGATCGCGCGTGGGTGGCGCGTGTCAGTCAGCAGTTGGCCCGGGCTACCCGCGCCCTGCATGAGCGCCACTTCACCCATAACGATCTGAAGTGGCGCAACTTACTGGTCAACAGTCTGGGCGAGCTGTTTCTGATCGATTGCCCGACTGGCAGTTTCTGGTGGGGGCCATTGCTGCGCTATAGGATCATCAAGGACCTCGCCTGCCTGGATAAGGTGGCCAAGTACAAGCTGTCGCGTGCCCAGCGCCTGCGTTTCTATCTGCAATACCGTGGGCGCGAACGCCTGGATGCCGGCGACAAGAAAAGCATTCGACAGGTCGTCAAATTTTTCGAGGGACGTGAATGA
- the rfaP gene encoding lipopolysaccharide core heptose(I) kinase RfaP, giving the protein MKLILAEPFQRLWAGRDAFAEVERLEGQVYRELEGRRTLRTEVAGRGYFVKIHRGIGWAEIFKNLLTAKLPVLGAGQEWRAIQRLHEVGVPTMTAVAYGERGNNPAGQHSFIVTEELAPTVSLEDFSLDWVKQPPLPKLKRALIAEVARMTGEMHRAGVNHRDCYICHFLLHTDKPVTADDFKLSLIDLHRAQTRSALPRRWRDKDLAGLYFSAINIGLTQRDKLRFLRAYFYAAKGQTAEGRRPLRQILRDEARLLRWLERKADKLLARYARKYAPGAGHE; this is encoded by the coding sequence TTGAAACTGATTTTGGCGGAACCCTTCCAGCGTCTGTGGGCCGGTCGCGATGCCTTCGCTGAAGTGGAGCGCCTTGAGGGCCAGGTCTACCGTGAGCTGGAAGGCCGGCGAACCTTGCGCACCGAGGTCGCAGGGCGCGGCTACTTCGTCAAGATTCACCGTGGCATCGGTTGGGCGGAAATCTTCAAGAACCTGCTGACTGCCAAACTGCCGGTGCTGGGTGCGGGTCAGGAGTGGCGGGCGATTCAGCGCTTGCATGAAGTCGGTGTGCCGACCATGACCGCAGTGGCATACGGCGAGCGCGGCAACAATCCGGCTGGCCAGCATTCCTTTATCGTCACCGAGGAATTGGCGCCGACCGTTAGCCTGGAAGACTTCAGCCTCGACTGGGTCAAGCAGCCCCCGCTGCCGAAACTCAAGCGCGCGCTGATCGCCGAAGTGGCGAGGATGACTGGCGAAATGCACCGCGCGGGCGTCAATCACCGCGATTGCTATATTTGCCACTTCCTGCTGCACACCGACAAACCGGTCACCGCCGATGATTTCAAACTGTCACTGATCGATCTGCACCGGGCGCAAACACGCAGTGCCTTGCCGCGCCGTTGGCGTGACAAGGATCTGGCTGGGTTGTACTTCTCGGCCATCAATATTGGTCTGACTCAGCGTGATAAGTTGCGCTTCCTGCGTGCTTATTTTTATGCAGCAAAGGGGCAGACAGCAGAAGGCCGCCGGCCACTGCGCCAGATTCTGCGCGACGAGGCGCGCCTCCTGCGCTGGCTGGAGCGTAAGGCAGATAAGCTGCTGGCCCGTTATGCCCGCAAATATGCGCCGGGTGCCGGCCATGAGTGA
- a CDS encoding lipopolysaccharide kinase InaA family protein, whose translation MTLEQLRSAGRTPNLPLEFNVAGQSLRLDSLLRVLPGQRYVGQAEWQGRRVLAKLLIGGKAARHFAREAEGARLLAEQGLCTPQLLDQGFRAGEGGWLLFEFLADACSLGDEWRKLESQPLLSDAQQALLGEALAVIAQLHGKGLWQDDLHLDNLLRHGAQLYLIDGGGVRAETPGQPLSRDKVLANLGVFFAQLPVSLDAYIEDLLVYYLLVNGEHALPLEALLKEVHKVRRWRLRDYLRKVGRDCSLFSVRRGAFGLRVVRRQDENWLAPLLAEPDAAIAAARPLKLGGSSTVARVEVDGRTLVVKRYNIKGFMHWLKRFWRPSRAWHSWCEGNRLDFLGIATPKPLAMLELRTFWLRRRAYLVTEHTVGEDIIARFKPCLDNPDEAGLPPEAELKALDELFASLLRERISHGDLKGTNLLWQSGRWALIDLDAMQQHHSDGSFTPAYDRDRARFLRNWPADSRLFKLLDQRLPKASLKPEA comes from the coding sequence GTGACGCTCGAACAACTGCGTAGCGCCGGCCGCACGCCGAACTTGCCGCTGGAATTCAATGTGGCGGGACAGTCGTTACGACTCGACAGCCTGCTGCGAGTGCTGCCGGGTCAGCGCTATGTCGGCCAGGCCGAGTGGCAAGGTCGGCGGGTGCTGGCCAAGTTGTTAATCGGCGGCAAGGCCGCGCGGCATTTTGCGCGTGAAGCCGAAGGCGCACGGTTGCTTGCGGAGCAGGGGCTTTGTACTCCGCAGCTGCTCGATCAAGGCTTTCGCGCAGGCGAGGGCGGCTGGCTGCTATTCGAATTCCTTGCTGATGCCTGCAGCCTGGGCGATGAGTGGCGCAAGTTAGAGTCGCAGCCATTGCTGAGTGATGCCCAGCAGGCGTTGTTGGGCGAAGCCTTGGCGGTGATTGCCCAGTTGCATGGCAAGGGGCTGTGGCAAGACGACTTGCATCTGGACAATCTGCTGCGGCACGGCGCTCAGCTGTATTTGATCGACGGCGGCGGCGTGCGCGCCGAAACGCCTGGCCAGCCGCTATCGCGCGACAAGGTGTTGGCTAACCTGGGGGTCTTTTTTGCCCAGTTGCCGGTCAGCCTGGATGCCTATATCGAAGACCTGCTGGTGTACTACCTGCTGGTCAATGGCGAACACGCTCTGCCGTTGGAGGCGTTACTCAAGGAAGTCCATAAAGTCCGGCGCTGGCGCTTGCGCGATTACTTGCGCAAGGTCGGTCGCGATTGCAGCTTGTTCAGTGTGCGGCGCGGTGCGTTTGGTCTGCGCGTGGTTCGGCGCCAGGACGAAAACTGGTTGGCGCCGCTGCTGGCTGAACCCGATGCCGCCATCGCCGCTGCTCGCCCGCTCAAGCTGGGCGGCTCCTCCACCGTGGCGCGGGTCGAGGTGGACGGCCGCACGTTGGTGGTCAAGCGCTACAACATCAAAGGCTTCATGCACTGGCTAAAACGCTTCTGGCGGCCCAGTCGCGCCTGGCACAGTTGGTGCGAGGGCAATCGCCTGGACTTTCTCGGCATCGCCACGCCCAAACCCCTGGCCATGTTGGAGCTGCGTACATTCTGGCTACGCCGGCGTGCCTATCTGGTTACCGAACACACGGTCGGTGAGGATATAATCGCGCGCTTCAAGCCCTGTCTGGACAATCCGGATGAGGCTGGTTTACCGCCAGAGGCCGAGCTCAAGGCGCTGGATGAGTTGTTTGCGTCCTTGCTGCGTGAGCGCATCAGTCATGGCGATCTCAAGGGGACAAATCTGCTTTGGCAGTCCGGTCGCTGGGCTTTGATCGATCTGGATGCCATGCAGCAACACCACAGCGACGGCAGTTTTACGCCAGCATATGACCGTGACCGAGCGCGCTTCTTGCGCAACTGGCCGGCGGATTCAAGGCTCTTCAAGCTGCTCGATCAACGTTTACCAAAGGCCAGCTTGAAGCCAGAGGCCTGA
- a CDS encoding glycosyltransferase family 2 protein: protein MSMSAKPLISVVIPAYNYAETLPRAVESVLSQLDQATAELLVIDDGSTDSTPQVIERLQIEHAGRFRAIRKPNGGLASVRNRGIEEACGQFLIFLDADDEMAPDALAALVRHIAENPQSRMVIGSHWSVFASGKRSRHEVKPLPASPRLRVRGYLLDKSVSISNGACAMHREVFVPGNYPERFRNTEDIPVFAQVLARFPCTVLNQPLALIHKHDDSLRHNLTHARAAGLELVDEVFSSERMPVQLQGLKQAFLAQRCLSLFRTFYSAGEHDTALNFYRQALRADLRVITRWSYTRKALRLWLRP, encoded by the coding sequence ATGAGCATGTCGGCTAAGCCTCTGATCAGCGTCGTCATCCCCGCCTACAACTATGCCGAGACGCTGCCGCGCGCGGTGGAGTCGGTGCTGTCGCAGCTGGATCAGGCTACGGCCGAGCTGCTGGTGATAGACGACGGCTCAACGGATTCCACGCCCCAGGTCATCGAAAGGTTGCAGATCGAGCATGCCGGACGCTTTCGTGCCATTCGCAAGCCGAACGGAGGTCTGGCTTCGGTACGCAATCGCGGCATCGAGGAAGCGTGTGGTCAGTTCCTGATCTTTCTCGACGCGGATGACGAAATGGCGCCGGATGCCCTGGCCGCGCTGGTCCGACACATCGCCGAAAACCCGCAGAGCCGCATGGTGATCGGCAGTCACTGGTCGGTGTTCGCCAGCGGCAAGCGCAGCCGGCATGAGGTCAAGCCGCTCCCGGCCAGCCCCAGGCTGCGCGTGCGCGGTTATCTGCTGGACAAGAGCGTATCCATCTCCAATGGCGCCTGCGCCATGCATCGCGAAGTGTTCGTTCCCGGCAACTATCCTGAGCGTTTCCGCAATACCGAAGATATCCCGGTGTTCGCCCAGGTGCTCGCACGCTTCCCCTGCACCGTGCTGAATCAGCCGCTGGCACTGATCCACAAGCACGACGACAGCCTGCGGCATAACCTGACGCATGCTCGCGCGGCCGGCCTGGAGCTGGTCGATGAAGTGTTTTCGAGCGAGCGTATGCCGGTGCAGCTGCAGGGTCTGAAACAGGCGTTCCTTGCGCAGCGCTGCCTGTCACTGTTTCGCACCTTCTACAGTGCTGGCGAGCACGACACGGCGCTGAACTTCTATCGCCAGGCCCTGCGCGCGGACCTGCGTGTAATCACGCGCTGGTCTTATACGCGCAAGGCATTGCGGCTCTGGTTGCGGCCTTGA
- a CDS encoding lipopolysaccharide kinase InaA family protein: MKDFLASEDRALLERHGLASYDALWALKLEAVDEPNAERGGWSCVYRLDLGDAAYYLKRQSNYLGRSLKHPFGEPTFAREFRNIQRYQQLGIPALRAAFFAQRRVAGEQCALLLTRALDGWQDLEHWLQGWAERSEAQRMAILRACGGLVRRLHDARQVHGCFYPKHIFLRDNGGEFAAQLIDLEKTRPLLFGERDRIKDLEPLLRRASNWNEAEVCQLLLAYVGSGGDVQRWWQRLGARRQHKELRR; this comes from the coding sequence ATGAAGGATTTCCTCGCCAGCGAAGATCGCGCGCTCCTCGAACGCCATGGGTTGGCTAGCTATGACGCGTTGTGGGCGCTCAAGCTGGAGGCGGTGGACGAGCCGAATGCCGAGCGCGGCGGTTGGAGCTGCGTGTATCGCCTGGATCTGGGCGATGCGGCCTATTACCTCAAGCGGCAGAGCAATTATTTGGGCCGCAGCCTAAAGCACCCGTTCGGTGAGCCGACATTTGCCCGCGAATTTCGCAATATTCAACGCTACCAACAGCTCGGCATCCCGGCACTGCGGGCAGCGTTCTTTGCCCAGCGGCGGGTGGCCGGCGAGCAGTGCGCGCTGTTGCTGACTCGGGCCTTGGATGGCTGGCAGGACCTCGAGCATTGGCTGCAGGGTTGGGCCGAGCGTAGTGAAGCGCAACGTATGGCCATCCTGCGGGCCTGTGGTGGGTTGGTCCGGCGTCTGCACGATGCGCGGCAGGTGCACGGTTGCTTCTATCCAAAACATATTTTTCTACGTGATAACGGCGGTGAGTTTGCCGCGCAGTTGATTGATTTGGAAAAGACCCGACCGCTGTTGTTCGGTGAGCGTGATCGGATCAAGGATCTGGAGCCGCTGCTGCGGCGGGCGAGCAATTGGAATGAGGCGGAGGTTTGCCAGCTGCTCCTCGCTTATGTTGGCTCGGGCGGCGATGTCCAGCGCTGGTGGCAGCGTCTTGGCGCCCGGCGGCAGCACAAGGAGTTGCGCCGGTGA
- a CDS encoding glycosyltransferase family 4 protein, with protein MQLAFVLYKYFPFGGLQRDFMRIALECQRRGHVIRVYTLIWEGEVPEGFEVLVAPVKALFNHRRNEKLLAWVEADLAKRPVDRVIGFNKMPGLDVYYAADGCFEDKAQNLRNSLYRKWGRYKHFSDYERAVFAPESATEVLMISEVQQPLFVKHYATPAQRFHLLPPGIAPDRRAPANAAEIRAEFRHEFNLQDDDLLLVQIGSGFKTKGLDRSLKAVAALPRELKKRTRLIVIGQDDPKPFLLQIKALGISEQVQILKGRSDIPRFLLGADLLIHPAYNENTGTVLLEALVAGLPVLVTDVCGYAHYIEEADCGRVVPSPFEQQRLNRLLIEMLDDAEQRASWARNGLAFAGVADLYSLPQRAADVILAEKQA; from the coding sequence ATGCAGTTGGCCTTTGTGCTCTACAAATACTTCCCGTTCGGCGGCCTGCAGCGCGACTTCATGCGCATCGCCTTGGAATGCCAGCGGCGTGGGCATGTGATTCGTGTCTACACCCTGATCTGGGAAGGTGAGGTGCCTGAGGGTTTCGAAGTGCTGGTGGCGCCGGTCAAGGCGCTGTTCAATCACCGCCGCAACGAGAAGCTGCTGGCCTGGGTCGAGGCTGATCTGGCCAAGCGCCCGGTCGATCGAGTGATCGGCTTCAACAAGATGCCGGGGCTGGATGTGTATTACGCCGCCGATGGCTGCTTCGAGGACAAGGCGCAGAACCTGCGCAACTCGCTGTACCGCAAGTGGGGCCGCTATAAGCACTTCTCCGACTACGAGCGCGCGGTGTTTGCGCCGGAGTCTGCAACTGAGGTGCTGATGATCTCCGAAGTGCAGCAGCCGCTGTTCGTGAAGCATTACGCCACCCCGGCGCAGCGCTTTCACCTGTTGCCGCCGGGTATCGCGCCGGATCGCAGGGCGCCGGCGAATGCCGCTGAGATTCGCGCCGAGTTTCGCCACGAATTCAACCTGCAAGACGATGACCTGCTGTTGGTGCAAATCGGCTCCGGCTTCAAGACCAAGGGCCTGGATCGCAGCTTGAAAGCCGTCGCCGCACTGCCGCGTGAGCTGAAAAAGCGCACCCGGTTGATCGTCATCGGTCAGGACGATCCAAAGCCGTTCCTGCTGCAGATCAAGGCGTTGGGGATTTCCGAGCAGGTGCAGATTCTCAAGGGCCGCAGCGATATTCCGCGCTTTCTTCTAGGCGCCGATCTGTTGATCCACCCGGCTTACAACGAGAACACCGGCACGGTATTGCTGGAAGCCTTGGTCGCCGGGTTGCCGGTGCTGGTCACCGATGTCTGCGGCTATGCCCATTACATCGAGGAGGCCGACTGTGGCCGGGTCGTGCCGAGCCCGTTCGAGCAGCAGCGGCTCAATCGTCTACTGATCGAGATGCTCGACGATGCTGAGCAGCGGGCGAGTTGGGCGCGTAACGGCCTGGCATTCGCAGGCGTGGCCGACCTCTATAGCCTGCCGCAACGCGCGGCGGATGTGATTCTGGCGGAGAAACAGGCTTGA
- the msbA gene encoding lipid A export permease/ATP-binding protein MsbA encodes MTDQHPSASQTSSLKIYLRLLGYVRPYAGMFMISILGYIIFASTQPMLAGILKYFVDGLSNPSAVLFPNVPALREVPMLQMVPLLIVLIAVWQGIGSYLGNYFLAKVSLGLVHDLRIALFNSLLVLPNRYFDNHNSGHLISRITFNVTMVTGAATDAIKVVIREGLTVVFLFAYLIWMNWKLTLVMLAILPLIALMVGSASKKFRKQSKKIQVAMGDVTHVASETIQGYRVVRSFGGEPYESTRFAEASADNTEKQLRMTKTGAVYTPMLQLVIYSAMAVLLFLVLLLRGDATAGDLVAYITAAGLLPKPIRQLSEVSSTIQKGVAGAESIFEQLDEAPEVDHGTVERERVSGHLEVRRLSFQYPGSEKPVLNDISFSAEPGQMIALVGRSGSGKSTLANLIPRFYHHEHGQILLDGIDVEDFKLRNLRRHIALVTQQVTLFNDSVANNIAYGDLAGAPREAIEQAAEAAYAKEFIDKLPHGLDTEVGENGVLLSGGQRQRLAIARALLKDAPILVLDEATSALDTESERHIQAALDRVMKGRTTLVIAHRLSTIEKADLILVMDQGQIVERGTHTELLAQNGFYARLHAMGLDEGAPVGIA; translated from the coding sequence ATGACCGACCAGCACCCAAGTGCTTCCCAGACCTCGAGCCTGAAGATCTACCTCCGTCTGCTAGGTTATGTCAGGCCCTATGCCGGCATGTTCATGATCAGCATCCTCGGCTACATCATCTTCGCCTCGACTCAACCGATGCTGGCGGGAATTCTCAAGTATTTCGTCGATGGCTTGTCTAATCCCAGCGCTGTGCTTTTCCCGAATGTGCCAGCGCTGCGCGAAGTGCCGATGTTACAGATGGTGCCGCTGCTCATCGTGTTGATCGCCGTCTGGCAGGGGATAGGTTCCTACTTGGGTAACTACTTCCTGGCCAAGGTCTCGCTCGGCCTGGTACACGATCTGCGCATTGCGCTATTCAACAGTTTGCTGGTGCTGCCCAACCGCTATTTCGACAATCACAATTCCGGGCATCTGATTTCCCGCATAACCTTCAACGTCACCATGGTGACCGGTGCGGCGACCGATGCGATCAAAGTGGTGATTCGCGAGGGCCTGACCGTCGTTTTCCTGTTCGCCTACCTGATTTGGATGAACTGGAAACTGACCCTGGTAATGCTGGCCATTCTGCCGTTGATTGCGCTGATGGTGGGGAGCGCCAGTAAGAAATTTCGCAAGCAAAGCAAGAAGATCCAGGTGGCTATGGGCGATGTCACCCATGTCGCTTCTGAAACCATCCAGGGCTATCGGGTGGTGCGCAGTTTCGGTGGTGAGCCCTACGAATCCACGCGTTTTGCCGAAGCCAGTGCGGACAATACTGAAAAGCAATTGCGCATGACCAAAACCGGTGCGGTCTATACGCCCATGCTGCAATTGGTGATTTACAGCGCCATGGCGGTCCTGCTGTTCCTGGTGCTTTTATTGCGAGGCGATGCCACCGCGGGCGATTTGGTGGCTTACATCACGGCTGCCGGCCTGTTGCCCAAGCCAATCCGTCAGCTGTCCGAAGTCAGCTCGACCATTCAGAAAGGCGTAGCCGGCGCCGAAAGCATCTTCGAGCAACTCGACGAAGCCCCTGAAGTCGACCATGGCACCGTCGAGCGTGAGCGGGTCAGCGGGCACCTGGAGGTTCGTCGTCTGAGCTTCCAGTACCCGGGCAGTGAGAAGCCGGTGCTCAATGACATCAGTTTCAGCGCCGAGCCCGGGCAGATGATCGCTCTGGTCGGTCGCTCAGGCAGTGGCAAATCGACGCTTGCCAACTTGATTCCGCGCTTCTATCACCATGAGCACGGGCAAATCTTGCTCGATGGTATCGACGTTGAAGACTTCAAGCTGCGCAACCTGCGGCGGCATATAGCGCTGGTCACACAGCAAGTCACCCTGTTCAACGACAGTGTGGCCAACAACATCGCATACGGTGACCTGGCTGGCGCTCCGCGTGAGGCGATCGAGCAGGCCGCCGAGGCCGCTTATGCCAAGGAGTTCATCGACAAGCTGCCGCACGGCCTGGATACCGAGGTCGGCGAAAATGGCGTGCTGCTTTCAGGTGGGCAGCGCCAGCGTCTGGCGATTGCCCGGGCCTTGTTGAAGGATGCGCCGATCTTGGTGCTGGATGAGGCGACTTCAGCCCTGGACACCGAATCCGAGCGGCATATCCAGGCCGCCTTGGACCGGGTGATGAAGGGGCGTACCACGCTGGTCATCGCTCACCGTTTGTCGACCATTGAAAAAGCCGACCTGATTCTGGTGATGGATCAGGGGCAGATCGTAGAGCGTGGCACGCATACCGAGCTGCTGGCGCAGAACGGTTTCTATGCGCGCTTGCATGCGATGGGCCTGGATGAAGGCGCGCCGGTAGGCATCGCCTGA
- a CDS encoding lipopolysaccharide kinase InaA family protein — protein sequence MRPLDETELSALLEGAQTIEADGHGLKVARLGNGDFLKLFRRKRLISSALWSPPAQRFADNAIRLVQLGIPAPAIIETFLVPSRRLSGVRYQPLPGLTLRAHWRTLEPAQRESEVERFGLFLGQLHQQGVYFRSLHLGNVLLLPEGQFGLIDLSDMKIENRPLAPWKRQRNLQHILRYEEDVRWLAGQHRTALLKGYAQSSGKHHARRLAQNIERLHPA from the coding sequence ATGAGACCGCTTGACGAGACCGAACTCAGCGCACTGCTGGAAGGCGCGCAAACCATCGAAGCGGATGGGCATGGCCTGAAGGTCGCGCGCCTCGGCAACGGCGACTTCCTCAAGCTGTTCCGCCGCAAGCGCCTGATCTCCTCCGCGCTCTGGTCGCCACCGGCGCAGCGCTTCGCCGACAACGCAATACGCCTCGTCCAGCTGGGTATTCCGGCCCCAGCCATCATCGAAACTTTTCTGGTTCCCAGCCGCCGGCTGAGCGGGGTGCGCTACCAGCCGCTACCCGGCCTGACTCTGCGCGCCCACTGGCGCACGCTGGAGCCTGCACAACGCGAGAGCGAGGTCGAGCGCTTCGGCCTGTTCCTCGGCCAGCTGCACCAGCAGGGCGTCTATTTCCGCTCGCTGCATCTGGGCAACGTGCTGCTGCTCCCCGAGGGCCAGTTCGGCCTGATCGACCTGTCGGATATGAAGATCGAAAACCGCCCCCTCGCGCCCTGGAAACGCCAACGCAACCTGCAGCACATCCTGCGCTACGAGGAAGATGTGCGATGGCTGGCTGGGCAGCATCGCACGGCGCTGCTCAAGGGCTATGCACAGAGCAGCGGCAAGCACCATGCCCGGCGACTGGCGCAGAACATCGAACGTCTGCATCCGGCCTGA